The following are encoded together in the Acetoanaerobium noterae genome:
- a CDS encoding methyl-accepting chemotaxis protein, translating to MTVKAKLYLGYFSFVVIIVILGVFGLVKMNEMNQNMQTMYEVDVKAIDYIKSAQYNFALVQRAEKNILLSKTEEEKQEHYMHFEKRYNEDIYGNLSTFESISNTDLSMLIQEIKDFQELQAQAIEESITGDQSKAVERSLGIMEQADSINTEFVNLVDQQMGEVEHHYNISLSEYETTKKMVFIAVLLSVLLSVLIGYMISRYINRQLNKALNFSNNLAQGIFNNPVTGGKADEFGHLFSSLNKTLTTLIDMISGTKNISSDLDQDSEQLNAIVIEMKETLNSINEEVNELVKLNQVVEDKAESSNGRIEVMLEETALISGNTEEAKATADILKNKSEDLDTSLAIVSDKNQYVSHSINDVVVSVDALKHVADSIGNITTMIRGISKQTSLLALNANIEAARAGESGRGFAVVANEIKDLAEESSGATDEIDTMVREVQTNIEKVVSRIQETNYEINSSHSQFADMMNISKELAGEVDKVVGNILSVNERIEDFVKSSKEIGVNSEEILKAVKSNHQTTTEIHMAIENQMNTFEHVVDTSNQLKNKSVMLTESVEKFVIE from the coding sequence ATGACAGTAAAAGCAAAATTATATTTAGGGTATTTCAGCTTTGTAGTTATAATAGTTATTCTTGGTGTTTTTGGCTTAGTCAAGATGAATGAAATGAATCAGAATATGCAGACCATGTATGAGGTTGATGTTAAAGCAATCGATTATATAAAGTCAGCTCAATACAATTTTGCATTGGTTCAAAGAGCGGAGAAGAATATATTATTATCAAAAACAGAAGAAGAAAAGCAAGAACATTATATGCATTTTGAAAAACGATATAATGAAGATATTTACGGCAATCTAAGTACATTTGAGTCCATAAGCAATACGGATTTAAGTATGCTGATTCAAGAAATCAAAGATTTCCAAGAGCTGCAAGCTCAAGCCATTGAAGAAAGCATAACAGGTGATCAGAGTAAAGCGGTTGAACGATCATTAGGTATTATGGAACAAGCGGATTCAATTAATACGGAATTTGTAAATTTAGTGGATCAACAAATGGGTGAAGTTGAACATCACTATAACATCAGTCTTTCAGAATATGAAACGACGAAAAAAATGGTCTTTATTGCCGTCTTATTAAGTGTATTGCTGAGTGTCCTTATTGGTTATATGATATCAAGATATATTAACAGGCAGCTGAACAAGGCATTGAATTTTTCGAATAATTTAGCACAGGGGATATTCAATAATCCGGTTACAGGTGGTAAAGCAGATGAATTTGGACATCTCTTCAGCAGCTTGAATAAAACATTAACAACGCTAATAGATATGATATCAGGAACAAAAAATATCTCATCAGATTTAGACCAAGATAGCGAACAATTGAATGCTATTGTTATCGAAATGAAGGAAACTTTGAATAGTATTAATGAAGAAGTCAACGAACTTGTCAAACTAAATCAAGTGGTCGAGGATAAAGCGGAAAGCTCAAATGGTCGTATTGAAGTTATGTTGGAAGAAACGGCCTTGATTTCAGGAAATACAGAAGAAGCAAAAGCAACAGCAGATATTTTGAAGAATAAATCAGAAGATTTAGATACAAGTCTTGCCATTGTAAGTGACAAGAATCAATATGTCAGCCATTCAATAAATGATGTTGTTGTATCAGTAGATGCTTTGAAACATGTAGCGGACAGTATTGGAAACATAACAACCATGATTAGAGGCATATCGAAGCAAACATCTTTATTGGCTTTGAATGCTAATATTGAAGCTGCTAGAGCAGGTGAAAGCGGTCGAGGATTTGCAGTAGTTGCTAATGAAATCAAGGACCTTGCAGAAGAATCTTCTGGTGCTACGGATGAAATAGACACTATGGTACGGGAAGTGCAAACAAATATCGAAAAGGTTGTTAGCAGAATTCAAGAAACCAATTATGAGATCAATAGCTCTCATAGTCAATTTGCAGATATGATGAATATCAGCAAAGAGTTGGCTGGTGAGGTGGATAAGGTTGTTGGAAACATCCTATCAGTTAATGAACGAATTGAAGATTTTGTCAAATCCTCAAAGGAAATTGGCGTAAACTCAGAAGAAATTCTGAAGGCAGTTAAATCAAATCATCAGACGACAACAGAAATTCATATGGCCATAGAAAATCAGATGAATACCTTTGAGCATGTCGTTGATACATCAAACCAGCTCAAGAATAAATCGGTCATGCTGACGGAAAGTGTAGAGAAATTTGTTATAGAGTAA
- a CDS encoding SoxR reducing system RseC family protein — protein MTKYGTIVALKNGKATLQVPRSTACGDKCGSCSSHCNQGMIEIDVRNDLHAHVGDRVEVESTTQLILGAAFLVYVVPLIMMFLGIILTNVVASRIGISPNELVAVIVGLFFLALTFVGIKICDRKRNEDRKQIFTMTKIM, from the coding sequence ATGACAAAATACGGAACAATTGTAGCGTTGAAGAATGGAAAAGCAACACTGCAAGTACCTAGAAGCACTGCTTGTGGAGATAAGTGTGGCAGTTGCAGCAGTCATTGCAATCAAGGAATGATTGAAATTGATGTAAGAAATGATCTACATGCCCATGTAGGTGATCGTGTGGAAGTGGAATCAACCACTCAATTGATTTTGGGAGCAGCTTTTCTGGTATATGTGGTTCCGCTTATAATGATGTTTTTAGGAATAATTCTTACAAATGTAGTTGCCAGTAGAATTGGAATTAGCCCAAATGAACTTGTGGCGGTGATAGTAGGTCTTTTCTTTCTAGCTCTTACCTTTGTAGGCATAAAAATTTGTGATCGTAAGAGAAATGAAGATAGGAAGCAGATTTTCACGATGACAAAAATAATGTAA
- a CDS encoding heavy metal translocating P-type ATPase, which translates to MTGMSCASCANAVERGVSKVQGVSSANVNFATEKLTLNYDSELVTLDLIKDTVKEVGYGVLEEETEKEVTIPISGMTCASCVAHIEKAISKLEGTKTVSVNLSTEKAHVVYDSGQTRISEIKQAVIDAGYEPLEIESEEVSDDNKDRHEKEMKKLWKKFVTSAIFATPLLFIAMGHMLGLDLPDIINPETNPLNFALIQMILVAPSIAVGYQFYTVGFKTLLKGSPNMDSLIGIGTGAAVLYGIYATIMIAAGHNNYTMDLYFESAGVIITLILLGKYLESMSKGKTSDAIKKLMGLAPKNALVLQDGKEIILPIEEVEIGDIIIVKPGEKIPVDGTVIKGNTSVDESMLTGESIPVEKNIGDKVVGASINKHGLIQFEATRVGKDTALAQIIKLVEDAQGSKAPIARLADIIAGYFVPVVIVIAILAGLAWFISGQSVVFSLTIFIAVLVIACPCALGLATPTAIMVGTGQGAEYGVLIKGGQPLETAHKIETIVFDKTGTITEGKPVVTDIIETNEWNSEDILRLAASAEKGSEHPLGEAIVSKAKELNLKLEEIDDFSAIPGHGIKAAISGKQVWLGNLQLINNEGIDNTLLSESERLADEGKTPMYVAVDGILSGIIAVADTTKPNSKKAIDKLHELGVKVAMITGDNERTARAIAKEVGIDLVLADVLPKDKANEVKKLQEQGKIVAMVGDGVNDAPALAQADVGIAIGSGTDVAIESADIVLMKSDLLDVVTALQLSKKTIRNIKQNLFWAFAYNTAGIPIAAGLLYVFGGPKLNPMIAGAAMAFSSVSVVTNALRLRKFKPER; encoded by the coding sequence ATAACAGGAATGTCCTGTGCTTCCTGCGCAAATGCAGTGGAAAGAGGCGTGTCAAAGGTACAGGGGGTTTCATCCGCCAATGTAAATTTCGCTACTGAAAAATTGACGTTAAATTATGATTCTGAACTTGTAACACTAGATTTGATTAAAGATACAGTAAAAGAAGTTGGATATGGTGTTCTTGAAGAAGAAACTGAAAAAGAAGTGACGATTCCTATTAGTGGAATGACTTGTGCATCCTGTGTGGCACATATTGAAAAAGCTATATCCAAACTTGAAGGAACGAAAACAGTCAGTGTCAATCTTTCAACGGAAAAGGCGCATGTTGTATATGATTCTGGACAAACAAGAATTTCTGAGATCAAGCAGGCGGTTATTGACGCAGGTTATGAACCACTTGAAATAGAAAGCGAAGAAGTGTCTGATGACAACAAGGACCGTCATGAGAAGGAAATGAAGAAATTGTGGAAGAAATTTGTTACTTCTGCCATTTTTGCAACGCCACTTCTTTTCATAGCGATGGGGCACATGCTTGGACTTGATTTACCTGACATCATTAACCCAGAGACGAATCCCTTGAATTTTGCTTTAATACAAATGATCTTGGTAGCTCCATCTATAGCGGTCGGATATCAATTTTATACAGTTGGATTTAAGACACTCTTAAAAGGTTCTCCAAACATGGATTCACTGATTGGAATCGGTACAGGAGCTGCAGTTCTCTATGGTATATACGCCACCATTATGATTGCTGCCGGTCATAACAATTATACAATGGACCTATACTTTGAATCTGCAGGTGTTATTATTACATTGATTCTTCTTGGTAAATATCTGGAATCAATGTCAAAAGGAAAGACTTCGGATGCCATTAAGAAACTCATGGGACTTGCTCCCAAAAATGCTTTAGTACTCCAAGACGGTAAAGAAATCATTCTCCCAATCGAGGAAGTCGAAATTGGTGATATTATCATCGTGAAACCAGGAGAAAAGATCCCGGTAGACGGAACAGTTATAAAAGGGAATACATCAGTGGATGAATCTATGCTTACCGGTGAGAGCATACCCGTTGAAAAGAATATCGGTGATAAGGTTGTTGGTGCAAGTATTAATAAACATGGACTTATTCAGTTCGAAGCAACTCGGGTAGGTAAGGATACAGCCCTTGCTCAGATTATTAAATTAGTAGAAGATGCCCAAGGTTCTAAAGCACCAATAGCTAGATTAGCTGACATTATTGCAGGCTATTTTGTACCTGTGGTCATTGTCATCGCTATTCTTGCAGGACTTGCTTGGTTTATATCCGGTCAATCCGTCGTATTTTCACTCACTATTTTCATAGCTGTTCTTGTAATAGCTTGTCCATGTGCATTAGGTCTTGCGACACCGACTGCCATAATGGTTGGTACCGGTCAAGGTGCTGAATATGGTGTTTTGATTAAAGGTGGACAACCTCTTGAGACTGCTCACAAAATTGAAACCATCGTTTTTGATAAGACAGGAACAATTACAGAAGGGAAACCGGTTGTAACAGATATTATCGAGACCAACGAATGGAACAGTGAAGATATACTCAGATTGGCAGCCTCAGCAGAAAAAGGATCGGAGCATCCATTGGGAGAGGCCATTGTAAGTAAAGCTAAAGAATTAAACTTGAAGTTAGAAGAGATAGATGATTTTTCGGCAATACCCGGTCATGGTATTAAAGCTGCTATTAGTGGCAAGCAAGTGTGGCTTGGAAACCTTCAACTTATCAATAATGAAGGCATAGACAATACGTTGTTGTCTGAATCAGAGCGTCTGGCAGATGAAGGTAAAACTCCTATGTATGTGGCAGTTGACGGAATCTTATCAGGGATCATTGCAGTTGCGGATACAACCAAACCTAACAGCAAAAAAGCTATTGATAAGCTTCATGAGTTAGGTGTCAAAGTTGCAATGATAACCGGAGATAATGAAAGAACGGCACGTGCTATTGCCAAAGAAGTAGGTATTGATCTGGTCCTGGCAGATGTACTGCCAAAGGATAAAGCCAATGAAGTGAAGAAATTACAAGAACAAGGAAAAATCGTTGCAATGGTTGGTGACGGTGTAAACGATGCACCGGCACTTGCACAGGCAGATGTTGGTATTGCTATTGGATCTGGTACAGATGTTGCTATTGAATCAGCAGATATTGTACTGATGAAAAGTGATCTGCTGGATGTAGTGACAGCACTTCAGTTAAGTAAGAAGACGATTCGTAATATCAAACAGAACTTATTCTGGGCTTTTGCATATAATACAGCAGGAATTCCAATAGCGGCAGGACTGCTATATGTCTTTGGAGGACCTAAACTTAATCCGATGATTGCCGGTGCGGCTATGGCATTTAGTTCTGTGTCTGTAGTAACCAATGCTCTAAGGCTTAGAAAATTCAAACCTGAACGCTAG
- a CDS encoding helix-turn-helix domain-containing protein — MEQEFLTIDEAANILNVHPKTIRRYINSGKISAQKVAGSWRIYQDSINEYLGSCGVHHHQDDVSKDDFCIFMDSDYFNSEDTIQICTIVDYFVQDDQVKQLLKDVMDIVADYSMDKKKSRFNYVYDDTDNKMRLVFWGTPTYMEKIVSALKPYE; from the coding sequence ATGGAACAAGAATTCTTAACAATAGATGAAGCAGCAAATATTTTAAATGTCCATCCAAAAACAATTCGGAGATACATTAACAGCGGAAAGATATCAGCCCAAAAAGTTGCAGGCTCATGGCGAATATATCAGGATTCAATCAATGAATACCTTGGATCGTGTGGCGTGCACCATCACCAGGATGATGTTAGTAAAGATGACTTTTGTATTTTCATGGACAGTGATTATTTCAACTCAGAAGATACTATTCAAATATGTACAATCGTGGACTATTTTGTCCAAGATGATCAAGTGAAACAACTTTTAAAGGATGTCATGGATATTGTGGCAGATTATAGTATGGATAAGAAAAAGAGTCGTTTTAATTATGTTTATGACGATACAGATAATAAAATGCGACTAGTATTCTGGGGGACCCCAACATACATGGAAAAAATAGTAAGTGCATTAAAGCCTTATGAATAG
- a CDS encoding multicopper oxidase family protein: MLRKGYFTILGSLILVLTLTSCNIIPSQSENIATNEQGKVDNNVTEDVNDTENKYENSAISLPIPPILEDTNPDPTVAEYTLTADYGTTEIIKGISTDTLGYNGNILGPTIRSKNGEKIIIHVNNNLEDSTTVHWHGLIVPGEMDGGPHQIIKEGESWSPEFVLEQPALTAWYHPHLMGETATQVYQGLGGLWIHDDDISASLGLPEQYGVDDIPVIVQDRAFYKDGSLYYNSNMMEGAVGNIIMINGAVAPYTEVPSSWIRLRLLNGSNAAQHEINFSDGRKFYQIASDGGLMEYPVEMSSIKLAPGERAEILVDLQSMAEADSVSLMVSNIKSLELISDGTSTNEYVLTDHLVDIEKWSTDDIVNERSFDLEGMAHMVSINGERFDMDSLSFTLSTDTLEKWTVSNVSGSSGGMGMMGGGTEHSFHVHGLQFQVISRDGTLPPEGERGWKDTVFLKPGETVEILVKFTLEGIFMYHCHNLEHEDAGMMGQFQVVE; encoded by the coding sequence ATGTTGAGAAAAGGATATTTTACTATTTTAGGTAGTTTAATACTCGTATTAACGCTTACGAGCTGTAATATAATACCGTCACAGTCTGAAAATATTGCTACAAATGAGCAAGGTAAAGTGGATAATAATGTGACTGAAGATGTAAATGATACGGAAAATAAATATGAAAACTCAGCAATATCTCTACCTATCCCACCAATATTAGAAGACACAAATCCAGATCCTACAGTTGCTGAATATACGTTGACGGCAGATTATGGAACTACAGAAATAATTAAGGGTATCAGTACGGATACTTTAGGCTATAACGGCAATATATTAGGACCGACGATACGTTCAAAAAATGGTGAAAAAATCATTATTCATGTCAATAATAATCTTGAAGACAGCACGACTGTTCACTGGCATGGACTGATTGTGCCGGGAGAAATGGATGGTGGACCCCATCAGATTATTAAAGAAGGTGAATCATGGTCACCTGAGTTTGTGTTGGAACAGCCTGCTCTAACTGCATGGTATCATCCGCACTTGATGGGCGAAACAGCAACTCAAGTTTATCAAGGGCTTGGCGGTCTATGGATTCATGATGATGATATATCTGCTTCTCTTGGATTGCCCGAACAGTATGGCGTGGATGATATACCTGTGATTGTTCAAGATAGAGCTTTCTATAAAGATGGCTCATTATATTATAATTCCAATATGATGGAAGGTGCGGTAGGTAATATCATCATGATCAATGGTGCTGTTGCTCCATATACAGAGGTGCCTTCTTCATGGATACGCTTACGTCTTTTGAATGGAAGCAATGCAGCACAGCATGAAATCAATTTCTCTGATGGAAGAAAATTCTATCAGATAGCATCCGATGGTGGCTTAATGGAGTATCCTGTTGAAATGTCATCGATAAAGCTAGCGCCAGGAGAAAGGGCAGAAATTCTTGTGGATTTACAATCTATGGCTGAGGCGGATTCAGTATCTTTGATGGTGTCAAACATAAAAAGTTTGGAATTGATCAGTGATGGTACGAGCACTAATGAATATGTTTTAACAGATCATTTGGTTGATATTGAAAAATGGAGTACGGACGATATAGTCAATGAGCGGAGCTTTGATCTAGAGGGAATGGCTCATATGGTATCTATCAATGGAGAACGTTTTGATATGGATAGCCTGTCCTTTACTCTGAGCACGGATACTCTTGAAAAGTGGACGGTTTCTAATGTGAGCGGTTCATCTGGCGGTATGGGTATGATGGGCGGTGGAACAGAACATTCCTTTCATGTACATGGTCTCCAATTTCAAGTTATTTCAAGAGATGGAACTTTGCCGCCTGAAGGTGAACGTGGATGGAAAGATACCGTGTTTTTAAAACCGGGAGAAACAGTTGAGATATTAGTTAAATTTACTTTAGAAGGCATATTTATGTATCATTGTCACAATCTTGAGCATGAAGATGCCGGTATGATGGGACAATTTCAAGTGGTTGAATAA
- a CDS encoding TetR/AcrR family transcriptional regulator has product MDRRVRKTQKAIIEAFLELLDKKGFEQITINDIAELADVNRSTIYFHYADKYELFEKCIEQYLGNIFVGCSSDSPEDLLLHTFSYIAQNKYAFQLLLRENKTGFFHSFLIESIRQNSHYNLSSVDSLKREIQQEFLISATAGIFEWYIINVNKYKVEDVMRRYSEMVLEYNIISRQD; this is encoded by the coding sequence ATGGATAGAAGAGTAAGAAAAACTCAAAAAGCAATTATTGAAGCATTCTTGGAGTTGTTGGATAAAAAAGGATTTGAACAGATAACAATTAACGATATTGCGGAACTAGCAGATGTGAATCGCAGCACCATATACTTTCACTATGCCGATAAATATGAACTTTTCGAAAAGTGTATCGAACAGTATTTAGGAAATATATTTGTAGGTTGCAGTAGTGATTCACCAGAGGATTTATTGCTTCATACATTTTCATACATAGCACAGAATAAATATGCTTTTCAATTATTGTTAAGAGAGAATAAAACAGGCTTCTTCCATTCATTTTTAATTGAAAGTATACGACAAAACAGTCATTATAATTTATCATCCGTGGATTCGCTGAAAAGAGAAATACAGCAAGAGTTTCTTATCTCAGCGACAGCAGGTATTTTTGAATGGTATATAATTAATGTAAATAAGTATAAAGTTGAGGATGTGATGCGACGATATTCGGAAATGGTGCTTGAATATAATATTATTAGCAGGCAGGATTAG
- a CDS encoding pyridoxamine 5'-phosphate oxidase family protein: MSNVSEVITYLQNAGVMFLASYDGEVPHVRPVGFIMEHNEQLYLSTGIGSNIYNDLHFNEHFELAAMHPTLPMHRIRVTGKSNFNVPESVMTKYFELNPAMKDVPGICVYELTDWTAIIYEGPTERKEIKK, translated from the coding sequence ATGAGTAATGTATCAGAAGTAATAACGTATCTACAAAATGCAGGTGTAATGTTTTTGGCTAGCTATGATGGTGAGGTTCCTCACGTAAGACCTGTTGGTTTTATTATGGAACATAATGAACAACTTTACCTTTCAACGGGCATTGGCAGCAACATATACAATGACTTGCATTTCAATGAACACTTTGAACTTGCCGCAATGCATCCGACACTTCCTATGCATCGCATTCGAGTTACTGGAAAATCCAATTTTAATGTGCCTGAAAGCGTAATGACAAAGTATTTTGAATTGAACCCTGCTATGAAAGATGTCCCAGGTATCTGTGTATATGAATTAACCGATTGGACGGCAATCATCTATGAAGGTCCAACAGAACGAAAGGAGATTAAGAAATAA
- a CDS encoding DsbA family oxidoreductase encodes MKIEIWSDFTCPWCYIGKLNLEEALKDKNIQVEYIYHSYQTVPQGYYPMGESFSIYEIAKRGGMSDRQAIKKAELIENMGKESGVVLNMNDVKMTDTTNAHRLLQLAQEYDCQDAFMMNSYHAIFVNGQNIGDKKVLQELAAGVGIPKQAVDSLLESNNYLKQVQHDIKDGHAKNISGVPYYLFDDSDSLYGSQPVEAFRKIINKTNDKNVLKGVTCSGGTCKL; translated from the coding sequence ATGAAGATTGAAATATGGTCCGATTTTACTTGTCCTTGGTGTTACATTGGCAAGCTAAATTTAGAAGAAGCATTAAAAGATAAGAATATTCAAGTAGAATACATCTACCACAGTTATCAAACTGTCCCACAAGGTTACTATCCGATGGGTGAATCTTTTTCCATTTATGAAATTGCAAAGCGTGGTGGTATGTCAGATAGACAGGCGATTAAAAAAGCAGAATTAATTGAAAATATGGGGAAAGAATCCGGTGTCGTCCTTAATATGAATGATGTTAAAATGACGGATACAACCAATGCTCATCGATTGCTTCAACTTGCACAAGAATATGATTGTCAGGATGCATTTATGATGAATAGTTATCATGCTATATTTGTAAATGGACAAAACATCGGCGATAAAAAAGTGCTTCAGGAACTCGCTGCTGGTGTTGGCATCCCAAAACAAGCCGTTGACTCATTGCTTGAATCAAACAACTATTTAAAACAAGTTCAACATGATATTAAAGATGGTCATGCAAAAAACATAAGTGGCGTTCCATATTATCTATTTGATGATAGTGATAGTCTATATGGATCACAACCTGTTGAAGCATTTAGAAAAATTATTAATAAAACTAATGATAAAAATGTACTTAAAGGCGTAACTTGCTCAGGTGGTACATGTAAATTATAA
- a CDS encoding NADP-dependent oxidoreductase: protein MKAIALTKFGVPETLKEIDLPTPEIKGSEVLVEVFASSINPADIRVRTGEMFQMEANVVDEILDENAKPQSNTSPLPLVLGNDIAGIVRAVGPDVTLFKPGDHVMGLISSGAYSEYIAIDQQLLALVPDSIDFKEVAGAPTITITAWHSLFNHGHLQAGQRVLIHGGAGGVGHVAVQLAKAKGAYVITTVNGQNAEFVRSLGADEIIDYTQEDFAQVITEPVDLVFDAAMDPRTFKTGIPGELANNSYKVLKDGGMFLSIVTFALQEKTIERGIRTKFVISNPNHDDFSKIVKAIAEKSLQISINQAFSFTAEEIYNAYRLNESPNKNGRIILIR from the coding sequence ATGAAAGCAATTGCATTAACAAAATTTGGTGTTCCAGAAACATTGAAAGAAATAGATCTTCCAACGCCTGAAATAAAGGGTTCCGAAGTATTAGTCGAAGTATTTGCTTCCTCAATTAATCCTGCTGATATACGAGTACGGACCGGTGAAATGTTCCAAATGGAAGCAAATGTTGTAGATGAAATTCTTGATGAAAATGCCAAACCTCAATCCAATACTTCCCCACTACCTCTTGTGTTAGGTAATGATATAGCCGGTATTGTTCGTGCTGTCGGACCAGATGTAACACTTTTTAAGCCTGGCGATCATGTTATGGGGCTCATATCAAGTGGTGCTTATTCTGAATATATAGCAATAGATCAACAACTTTTAGCTCTAGTCCCTGATTCTATTGATTTCAAAGAAGTTGCCGGTGCACCGACAATTACTATAACAGCATGGCATTCCTTATTCAATCACGGCCATTTGCAAGCCGGGCAACGTGTCCTGATTCATGGTGGTGCTGGTGGTGTCGGTCATGTTGCAGTCCAATTAGCTAAAGCAAAAGGGGCATATGTAATAACAACTGTAAACGGTCAAAATGCTGAATTTGTTCGTTCACTGGGTGCGGATGAAATCATCGATTATACTCAGGAAGACTTTGCACAAGTAATCACTGAACCTGTTGACTTGGTTTTTGACGCTGCAATGGACCCTAGAACTTTTAAAACGGGTATCCCAGGCGAACTTGCTAATAACAGTTACAAAGTTCTCAAAGATGGTGGTATGTTCCTATCAATTGTTACATTCGCCTTGCAAGAAAAGACAATTGAACGTGGTATCAGAACAAAATTTGTCATCTCAAATCCTAACCATGACGATTTTAGTAAAATTGTAAAAGCAATTGCAGAAAAATCACTGCAAATATCAATCAACCAAGCCTTTTCATTTACAGCTGAAGAAATTTATAATGCTTATCGATTAAATGAAAGTCCTAACAAGAATGGACGTATTATTCTCATTAGATAA
- a CDS encoding cupin domain-containing protein, protein MFPRREFQSKKYRLLILDSYPLLSKHMVFGKEEGLPEHYSNSNVYMNVIRGKLSIGLNDQEVHIYEKGTLLEIPYNTKMNVGNKDEDVLELVVVKAPAPQNYKK, encoded by the coding sequence ATGTTCCCTCGGAGAGAATTTCAGTCTAAAAAATACAGGCTGCTAATTCTTGACAGCTATCCCCTCCTCTCAAAACATATGGTATTTGGCAAGGAGGAAGGCCTTCCGGAGCATTATTCCAATTCGAATGTGTATATGAATGTTATTCGGGGAAAGCTAAGTATCGGTCTCAATGATCAGGAAGTCCATATATATGAAAAAGGTACTTTGCTGGAAATACCTTATAATACGAAAATGAATGTGGGAAACAAAGATGAAGATGTTTTGGAGCTTGTTGTGGTTAAGGCACCAGCACCGCAGAATTATAAGAAGTAG
- a CDS encoding CadD family cadmium resistance transporter, whose protein sequence is MQTLISALLVFISTSIDYLVVLIILFANQGTRGIKSIYIGQYLGTGILVGVSLIAAYFLNYIPQDWMIGFLGLIPLGLGIRSIFVDEDVDEDSIGNQIKNNQSQIFAITGLTLAMGGDNLGIYIPYFTGMNVGQIVIVLAVFIIGIFLLCQLAKRFATIPMIGGIIERYGRIIVPVIFIGLGIYILVENGTINYLISFYN, encoded by the coding sequence ATGCAAACACTTATTTCAGCGTTACTTGTATTCATTTCTACATCGATTGACTATTTAGTTGTTTTAATAATTCTTTTTGCCAACCAAGGAACCCGAGGGATAAAATCTATTTATATCGGGCAATATTTAGGGACTGGTATATTAGTCGGGGTAAGCCTCATTGCTGCCTATTTCCTCAATTATATTCCTCAGGATTGGATGATTGGGTTTCTAGGTTTGATTCCTTTGGGTTTGGGGATTCGTTCGATATTTGTTGATGAGGATGTGGATGAAGATTCCATTGGAAATCAAATTAAAAACAATCAATCCCAAATTTTTGCTATTACAGGTCTGACTTTAGCTATGGGAGGAGATAATCTTGGGATTTATATTCCATATTTTACAGGAATGAATGTTGGTCAGATTGTTATAGTTCTTGCAGTCTTTATTATTGGCATATTCCTTCTATGCCAGTTAGCTAAAAGATTTGCTACTATCCCAATGATTGGTGGAATTATCGAACGCTATGGGCGTATTATTGTGCCCGTTATCTTTATCGGGTTAGGAATTTATATTCTTGTCGAAAATGGCACAATTAACTACCTGATTTCTTTTTATAATTGA
- a CDS encoding Csac_0668 family 2Fe-2S cluster-binding (seleno)protein, with translation MNNVNECCHECNTQKIDQTKDNCPVCNKGGISVSKVTVEHLVTDDYLKLVDGEQYKICMNGDCSVVYYNVDNGVRFLKEQVKVPVWFKKDADPKYACYCSEVTEGQVIEAVVKHGAKTVKEINAITGAMKNPNCKENNPLGVCCHKIIQEAIDKGLKME, from the coding sequence ATGAACAATGTTAATGAATGTTGCCATGAGTGCAATACACAGAAAATAGATCAAACTAAGGATAATTGCCCGGTATGCAATAAAGGAGGAATTTCTGTTAGTAAAGTGACCGTTGAGCACTTAGTAACAGACGATTATCTCAAGTTAGTAGATGGGGAGCAATATAAGATTTGCATGAATGGAGATTGTAGTGTTGTCTACTATAACGTTGATAATGGGGTAAGATTCTTAAAAGAACAAGTTAAAGTTCCTGTCTGGTTTAAGAAAGATGCAGATCCTAAGTATGCTTGTTATTGTAGCGAAGTCACAGAAGGTCAGGTAATTGAAGCAGTTGTAAAGCATGGTGCGAAAACCGTAAAAGAAATAAATGCCATAACAGGAGCAATGAAAAATCCTAATTGTAAAGAAAACAATCCGTTGGGGGTTTGTTGTCATAAGATTATTCAGGAAGCTATCGATAAAGGCTTAAAAATGGAATAA